The genomic window AGCGTTGGCCGTCGGTCATGCAGGAAGACGACGGTAAATTGATGAATGTGGTTGTGTTCGAAGCCCAGGGCGAATCACGCACCCGTATACAGTCTTATGGTGTCGGCTATCGCGACCTGCCGGAGTACAACAACCTGATGCAGTTCTTCATCTCGGCCAATGAGGGTCTTTTCCAGAAGCTGAAAGACCACGTGGAGGGGTGACGGCGAAGCCAGTATGCCGGCAGAAGTTGATCAGCGCGGTAGAGACGCTCACCCATACCCCCACGCCACGCCGGCTCTCTCACCCGGCCTTTGACTCGTTGATTTGTTTTTTAATGACGAGATAGGCACGCAAGTAATTGAAAATTCCACCCAGCAGGAAAAGGCTGCTCCCGATCAGGTATTGCCAGGCCAGAAAGCCGTAAAGAATTTCACGGTCCTCGGGGGCGACCGACCAGAGATAGGGCACAGATGCAACGGTGAATAAAACGGAACCTACGACAAAAGATACCGCTGTGAGGTTCATAAGCTGGAGGGTGATCCGAGATTGAGCCCTGACGATCTGGAGCACATTGATACATGCGCCGAGGACGAATAAAAGGCTGCCTATCACAAAGCACCAGGCGCCAGGGATGATCCAGCCAACACGGGATAAGAAAAAGATACTGCCGAATGTGAACAGGATGGTACCAACGAGGTAAGCCGCTGCCGCGATAAGCTCGAGGTCTGAGGCTAGTGTCCGTTGCCCCAAGCTGCGATGGTACCGGATGGCCTCAGCCATATCGTGCCCGGTCACGACGAGGTAGAGAAGGGAACCAAAAAAGAATGTCCAGGCACCGATATCAGCATAGGCCTCGAAGCGAGGGAAAAACAATACACTGCCAACGATGAATACAATGCCGCCGATTTTGTAGAGGACTGCGTTGATTGTCTCCCAGCGAAATTGAGCCTTAAGTTCAGTCGAACCACGGGTTAAGTCGTAAAGGCGTGGTCGGTTGACAAAAAGGTGTGGCATAAGGACTTCGGCCCGACAATATGGCCTTTCCCGCTAAGTGGAACAGTTTGTCCCTTTGAAGATCGTAACGACCGACAATAGCACAAGGTCGAGCTGGTGGCCGCTCTGTAATAAAGAGGGGGAATAGATGGGGCCCATCAACTTGATGGTGTTAGTTTGGTTGGGGATATGTAATGACGGGAGGTTGATCTGACCCTAACGAGTTTCTGTTAAGTAGCCTGCTGCTGGCCACTTCAGACCAGCTCGTAGTGATACCAGCAGGATGACAAACGAAGTTTCCAGAGCAAGGAAGACACCAATGGGGTGGTTGGGCACACCCTGTATCATCAGGTAGGTTAAATAGAGCGCGGCGAGCAGGTTGCCTGCCAGGGTGACAGTGAGAGCGTAGCCACGCGCTTGCCACAGGGGCTTGCTGAACAGGATATTCAATGCGGCAGTGCCGGCGAGCACCACCCCGGGCAGCATCAGTAACAGGCGACGCTGCAAAGCGACATCCTCGCTCATCATCTGCCCCCAGATGGCGACAAAATGACCGTAGGCGCCGAGGGTGAGCAGAACACCCAGGAGCACAGCACCGACTGCGGCCAGGTTATACAGGGCATTGCGCTGCAAATCCTGAGATGCACTAGAAGCCGACATCGCGCCCTCCGGCGGTGGTCAGCCCGCATTCGTAGGCGAACACGACAGCCTGGGCCCGGTCGCGTAATCCCAGTTTGGACAGCACACTGGAAACGTGAGTCTTTACGGTGGCCGGGCCAATAAACAGAGCCTCGGCAATTTCGGCATTGCTCTTGCCTGCGGCAATCGCCTCCAGTACTTCGCGCTCTCGCGAGGTCAGGCGCTCCAGGCGTTCGCCCAGGTTTCGTCCGGTCCCCAGTTTTTGCGCGAACTGGCTGATCAGACGCTGGGTGATACCGGGTGCGAGCATGGCACCGCCATCCGCCACTGTGCGCACTGCCTCAACCAGCGCCTCGGGCGGAATATCCTTCAGCACAAAACCACTGGCCCCCGCTTGTAGTGCACGAAACACGTATTCGTCGGGATCGAAGGTAGTGAGGATGATGACCCGACAAGGTGTGTCGCTTGCCTCCGCTCTTTCCTCTGTTTGTAAAATACGAGCTGTGGCTTCCAGCCCGTCCATCTCCGGCATACGGATATCCATCAGGATGATGTCTGGCTGATGCTTGCGTGCGGCCTCTATGGCCTCAACGCCGGTGCCGGCCTCGGCAACCACCTCTATATCGGGCTCGTTATCCAGCACCAGGGCAAAACCGCGCCGCACCAGCGCCTGATCATCCACCACCATGACTCGTATCATCAGGTTCCCCCTTCCGTAGTGGGTAATTCTGCAGTCACCTCAAAGCCGCCACCATCGATCACTCCGGCGCGTAAGTGGCCGCCGAGAAGTTCGGCCCGCTCACGCATCCCCGCGATGCCATGCCCGCTGCGGGTTTGCTGTCCAATCGATTGCTCAGCTGCGCCGCGTCCGTCATCACGAACGCGAATGGCAATATGGCCAGGCTCTGCGCGCACCCTGACGTGCACGCTGGCTTCGGCGCCAACGTGTTTGATGACGTTGGTCAATGACTCCTGCACGATTCGATAGGCGGCGAGGGCGGTTCTGGCTGGTACATTGCCGAGCTCGCCCTGGGCCTCGTAGTCCACCTTGGCGACAACTTGCCGGACCTGCTCGATCAGGGCCGGCAGATCACTCAAATCGGGTTGCGGTGCCAGTGCTGCTTCATCAGTGGCCGGGCGCAGAACGCCGAGCAAATGCCGCATTTCCGACAGGGCGTGGCGGCCGGCGGCCTCCACCGCAGCCATGGCTTCACTGGCTGCCTCCGGGTTATTACGGCAGATGGTTCTGGCTGCGCCGGCCTGCACCGTCATCAGGCTAACCTGGTGCGCCACCACATCATGCATCTCGCGCGCGATCCGGGTGCGCTCGGCCGTCACGGCGCGTTCGGATTCGGCAGTGCGCTCGCGTTCCAGATATTCAGCTCGCTCTTCAAGCAAGCGCAGGTATTCGCCGCGAAAGCGCAGCCGCCGGCCAATGTGCCAGAGTACCCACGCCAACATCACCGCCACAGTACCTCCGGCTGTGGGCTGGGTCAGGACCCTCATATCAAGCGCTACGTAAACCAGCGTCGCCAAGACCGCGATCAAACTGATCCGGGCGTTGGGCTCGTAGCGGCCGAGGCTATAGAGCGAAAACGCCAAAGCAACGATGCCATTGGCCGGCAACCCAAGCTCCAGTATCAGGCTGGCTCCCAGGATGACGGCATGCACCTGCCAGGGCTGGGTGCGGCGCCATAACAGGGCGAAGCAGCCGATGAAGGCACATTGAAAAGCGGCGACGTCCCAAAGGCTCTGCAAGGCCAGAACTTCGTTTGCGTCCTGGCGCGACCACATCAGCAGCGTCAGCAAAAAGGCGAGGGTGGCGATGAGCAGGTCGGTCAGCTGTGGCCAGCGTTCGAATGGCCCGCGGAAGGGCTGCCAGACCGGAAGCCCGGGTAGTTCGGGGCTGGGTTCGGGTGCACTTGATGCCCGTTTGGAGGGGGACGGCGATTTCATTTCGGCATGCTAAACCAGGCCCGGCCAGCTGTCATGAGCCTTGCGGGGGAGCGGCCAACAGGGCCGCCTCCCCCTTTTGGGGGAGGCCAGATTCCTGCCTGTGGCGGATGTGCCGGGATAGTAAAAAGCCGACCATGCCCGCCAGGCACATTCAGCCCAAGCCCGCGAGGGCCACGCCAACAGGGTGAACCGGTACGGCGTGATTCCCGCTCTAAACACGCCTGGAGAAAAATGATGAACGACGCTGTACTCAGCACAACAATACTCCGCCCATTCGATACACGTCGGGCCGTCAGTCTGGCGGTTAAGACCTGGTTTGGCATCGCGGCGATCGGTCACGCGATCTTCTTCGCCTACATTCTTGCCGTGTTTTATCCGCCCATTGCCCAGTCCGGGCTATATGGCCTGCAGGGCCTGCACCTGCCGGCTGGCTTCCGCGAGGGCGATACACTGGGCAACCTGGCAGCGGTGGCTCATGTTCTGCTTGCCGCGATTGTCATTGGCGGTGGCCCCTTGCAGCTGATTCCCGCCGTGCGTCGCCATGTGCCGAGTTTCCACCGCTGGTTGGGCCGTAGCTATTTGCTGGCAGCCGTCATCAGCAGCGTTGGCGGGCTGTACATGACCTGGACGCGTCACAGTATTGGCAACCTGGTATCTCAGATCACCATCTCCATCGACGGCGTACTGATTCTGGTGTTGCCTTTCTCGCGCTGCGCACCGCCATGGCCGGCCGCTTCGCCGAGCACCGGCGCTGGGCACTGCGTCTGTTCATGGCCGCCAGCGCAGTATGGTTCTTTCGTGTGGCCCTGATGGGCTGGGCGATGCTCACCGGTGGGTGGGGCATCGACTGGGAGTCCTTTACGGGACCATTCCTGTACGCCTTGGGTGTTGGTCAATACCTCCTCCCTCTGGCCATGCTGCAATGGTATTTCCATTGCCAGAAGCGTGACGCCGGGCAGGGTGCACAACTCGCCTTCGTTGGCGCCATGGTGCCGCTGACCCTCTTTATGGCCATTGGCATCTTTGCTGCAACCATGGGTATGTGGTTGCCGAGGATCTGAGCTTGGCCTGCAGGCTGCCACCAACCGTTCCCATAGATTGGGTTGTAGAGGATCAACGTGGACTATTAACGTGGGCTATCAACGCACTGGCGGCTGGCAATGGCACGCAGTTAAAGCCAGGCGGATTCTCTGTAGCCCCCGCCGGCGCCCGAGCAGTGCAGTACCGCCCATGCCGTCGCCGGGTCTGCTGCAATCGACTACGCGCTGGCGCACCAGTAACATGGCTGACTATTTGCGGCTGCGCGGCCTAGCGCGGCCCGGCCCGGCCGGCGGACCGCCTCCGCCGACGATCAGAACAAGATCCATGAAAGTACCCAAGAGATTACAACCGCTGGTCGATGACGGCATGATCGACGAGGTCATCGCCCAGTTGATGAGCGGCAAGGAGGCACAGGTCTATGTGGTGCGCTGTGGCGACGGCTTACGCTGTGCCAAGGTCTTCAAGGAGGCCAGGCAGCGCAGCTTCAAGCAGGCGGTGCAGTACCAGGAAGGCCGCAAGATGCGCAATAGCCGCCGCGCCCGGGCGATGTCGAAGAAGACCCGCTACGGCCAGAAAGAGCAGGAACAGGCCTGGCTGAGTGCCGAGGTCGATGCCCTGTACCGGCTGGCGTCGGCCGGAGTGCGCGTCCCCCAGCCATTCGGTTTCGTCGATGGGGTGCTGCTGATGGAACTGGTAGCCGACGACGAGGGCTACGCCGCGCCGCGGCTGGATGACGTCACGCTGACCCCGGAGCAGGCCCGCGATTACCACGGCCAGGTGATTGCCGACGTCGTGCGCATGCTGTGTGCCGGCCTGGTCCATGGCGACCTTTCCGAGTTCAACGTACTGCTGGATCCCCAGGGCCCGGTCATCATCGATTTACCCCAGGCGGTGGATGCTGCCGGCAACAACAACGCCGCCATGATGCTGGAGCGTGATGTCAACAATATGCGCGCCTATTTCGGTCGCTTTGCCCCGGAACTATTGACCACCGATTACGGCAAGGAAATTTGGGCGCTTTACGAATCGGGCGAACTGCACCCGGACAGCCGCCTTACCGGACATTTCGAACACGACACGAGCAGCGTAGACGTCGGGGACTTGATGGACGTCATCGATGATGTGCTTGAGGAAGAGGCTGAGCGTCTCGCACCGGCCTGGGAAGGATCATAGGCCGTTGATCATGTACTCCGAGCAACTTTCACAATAAGGCAGGAATTTTATGGTTACCCTGGGCACCCCGTTCTCTTCCACCGCAACCCGCGTCCTGCTCTGTGGCGCGGGGGAATTGGGCAAGGAAGTTGTGATTGAGCTGCAGCGTCTCGGCTGTGAAGTCATTGCGGTGGACCGCTATGCCAACGCTCCGGCAATGCAGGTGGCTGATCGTAGCCACGTGATCAATATGCTCGATGGCGATGCCCTGCGCGGGGTGATTGAACGGGAGCAGCCACACCTGGTGGTGCCGGAAATTGAGGCCATTGCCACCGATACCCTGGCGGAGCTGGAAAAGGAGGGGGTCAACATAGTCCCCACCGCGAGGGCGACCCAGCTGACCATGAACCGGGAGGGCATCCGTCGCCTGGCGGCCGAAACCCTGGGGCTGCCTACTTCCAGCTACCGTTTTGCCGCCAGTGAGGCGGAATTCAAAGCCGCGATCGATGAGATCGGCATTCCCTGCCTGGTGAAACCGATCATGAGTTCGTCGGGCAAGGGCCAGAGCCTGGTGCGCGATGCTTCCCAGATTGAAAAGGCCTGGGCTTACGCTCAGGAGGGCGGCCGCGCCGGTAAGGGCAAAGTGATTGTCGAGGGTTTTGTCGACTTCGATTACGAAATCACCCTGCTGACCATTCGTCACAATGACGACAGCGGCAATATTGTCACCAGTTTCTGTGCGCCGATTGGGCACCGTCAGGCGGATGGGGACTATCAGGAGTCGTGGCAGCCGCAGGCCATGTCGGCAGCGGCGCTGAGTCGCGCCCAGGAGGTGGCCAAAGCGGTGACCGATAACCTCGGTGGCCGCGGCCTGTTTGGCGTGGAGCTGTTTGTCAAAGGTGATGAGGTGATTTTCAGTGAAGTTTCGCCGCGGCCACACGATACCGGCCTGGTGACCCTGATCTCGCAGGACCTGTCCGAGTTTGCGCTGCACGCCCGCGCGATTCTCGGCTTGCCCATCCCCAATATCCAGCTGCACCGCGCCTCGGCTTCGTCCGTGTTGCTGGTGGAGGGCAATTCCACGGAGATGCAGTTTGGCAACCTCGCTGCCGCACTCTCGCGTCCCGATACCCAGCTGCGCCTGTTCGGCAAACCGGAAGTGGCCGGCAAGCGCCGTTTGGGTGTTGCCCTGGCGCGGGCCGACGATATCGAAACAGCGCGGAACACCGCCAATGCGGTGATTGCCGATATTGAGGTGAAGCTGTAGCGGTCATCTGGACCGCCGGTCCATCTCAAGGCTCATCCCAGCTGACCGTCCTGCCTTCACGCTGATGTTCCCCGAGCCGTTTCCAATAGGAAATTGGCCGCTGCTTACCTACAATATGCGGCCATTTCCCCACACGAGTCATTGTCTTGACCAGCCCCGATACCAACCATCCCCGCGATTTTCAGTCACTGCCGCTAGAGCCGGCTCTCCTCAAGAATCTGGAGGACCTCGGATATGAGCGCCTGACGGAAATCCAGGCCGCTGCGCTGCCGGCGATCGTGGAGGGCAGGGATGTCATTGGTCAGGCCAAGACGGGCTCCGGCAAGACAGTGGCATTTGGTCTCGGCCTGCTGCACAAGCTGCGGGTGGAGCGGTTCCGCGTGCAGTCGCTGGTGTTGTGTCCTACGCGGGAGCTGGCGGACCAGGTGGCGCGGGAGTTGCGCAAGCTGGCGCGGGCCATCCACAACATCAAGATCCTGACCCTGTGTGGTGGTATGCCGTTCGGGCCGCAGATCGGCTCGCTCAAGCACGGTGCTCATATCGTGGTGGGCACGCCCGGCCGTATTGAAGACCACCTGCGCAAAGGCAACCTCGACCTGAGCAATGTCGAAACGCTGGTGCTGGACGAAGCGGACCGTATGCTCGATATGGGCTTCCAGGCGGTGCTGGACCAGATTCTGGCGGAACTCCCACAGCAGCGGCAGACCCTGCTGTTTTCTGCCACCTATCCCAAAACCATCGATGCGCTGGCGAACCGAGTGCTGCGCGAGCCAGTGAAGGTGGAGGTGGCTGCGGGGCACACCCAGAGCACCATCGAGCAGAATTACTACCGGGTGGAGAACAACGAGGCGCGCCCGGCAGCGCTGTACCAGTTGCTGGCCAATTACGATGTTTCTTCTGCGCTGGTGTTCTGCAACACCAAGAGGGAGACCGATGAGGCTGCCCAGGCGCTGAAGCGCGCTGGCTTTGCTGCCCTCGCGCTGCATGGTGACATGGAGCAGAAAGACCGCGACCGTACGCTGGCGCTGTTTGCCAACGGCAGCGCCTCCATTCTGGTTGCCACCGACGTTGCCGCGCGCGGACTGGATATTGAAGAGCTGCCGGTGGTAGTGAACTACCATCTGGCCCGCGACCCCGAGGTGCACGTGCACCGGGTTGGCCGCACCGGGCGGGCAGGGCAAAAGGGCGTGGCCCTGTCACTGGTGAGCAAGAAAGAGATCTACAAGCTGGAGCGTCTGGAAGACCTGATGCAGCAGAAGATCACCCTGCAGGAAGTGCCGGACCTGCCCAGGGCGTTTGCGCCGACACGACCGGTGATGTCTACGCTACAGATCGACGGCGGTAAGAAACAGAAAGTGCGTGCCGGCGATGTGGTCGGCGCCCTGACCGGCGAGGGCGGTATCGATGGCGGCCAGATTGGCAAGATCCAGCTGTTCGACTTCTCCACCTTTGTCGCGGTAGAGCGGGCGGTAGCCAAGAAGGCCCTGAACAAGCTGGCCAGCGGCAAGCTGAAAGGCCGTAAATTCCGCGCCCGTATTGTGGGCGTCTGAGTTATTTACGCGGCAGCAAAAGCGTCCAGTTGGAACTACTTTTATTTCGCGGGTGGTTTGATGGCAGAGCGGCCAGTGACTGCCGCGGGGCTCTTCACAAATATCAGTTCGCCGCGACGCGGTAGTCTTAGCAAGAGCCCTCTTGCCACTCCCTTTTTATCTATCCTCACTGCATTACAGCGCGTCATTCCAGTACAGAAAGGAATGACGCGTATTTAAGCGACAGGCAGGGATAGATATGAGCAGCGAGGTCGACGGAAACATCCGGCCGGACTATGACCGGGTCATCCAGGACATCGCCGATTACACCCTCAATTATCAGATCGATTCCGAAGAGGCCTGGGACACCGCGCGCTATTGCCTGATGGATTCCCTCGGTTGCGCCATGCTGGCGCTGCGCTTTCCCGAATGCACCAAGCATCTGGCCCCGATGGTCCCCGACATGGTTGTGCCTTGCGGAGTCCGGATACCCGGTACTTCTTTTCAGCTGGAGCCGGTGAAGGCGGCGTGGGATATCGGTTGCTTGGTGCGCTGGTTGGATTACAACGATACCTGGCTTGCAGCCGAATGGGGGCACCCATCGGACAATCTGGGTGCGATTTTGGCAGTCACCGATTATCTGTCACAGCGGCGACTGGCGAAGGGGCAGCCCAGTTTACCCATGCGGGTTGTTCTGGAATCCATGATCAAGGCTCACGAAATCCAGGGTGTACTGGCCCTCGAAAACAGCTTCAACCGGGTGGGGCTCGATCATGTGGTGCTGGTGAAGGTGGCGTCTACTGCAGTGGCAGCGATGTTGATGGGGGCAAACCGCGAGCAGCTTCTTTCGGCGCTGTCCCATGCTTGGGTCGATGGGCAGGCGCTCCGTACCTACCGTCACGCCCCTAACACGGGCTCGCGCAAGTCCTGGGCTGCGGGCGATGCGTCTGCGAGAGGCGTGCAGTTAGCGGATATGGCGATGCGCGGCGAGATGGGGATTCCCGGGGTGCTGACGGCGAAAGAGTGGGGTTTCTACGACATCTTGTTTAGCAAGACTAATCGCGACCAGCAAATCAAGCCGGCCTCGGAGCGCAGCTTCAGCCTCCCGCAGCCATACGGCAGCTACGTGATGGAAAATATTCTTTTCAAGATTTCCTATCCCGCCGAATTCCATGCACAGACGGCTTGTGAGGCGGCAATCCTGTTGCACCCCCAGGTTGCTAACCGTGTTGATGAGATCGAGCGGGTTGTGATTCGCACCCATGAGTCGGCAGTGCGGATTATTTCCAAGCAGGGCGCGCTGGCCAATCCAGCGGACAGGGATCACTGCCTGCAATACATCACGGCGGTTGGCCTGCTCTTTGGTGAGCTGAGTGCGGATCACTATGAGACTGCGTTTCACGAGTCGCACCCGGAAGTAAATACCCTTCGGGCAAAGATGGAGGTCATTGAGGAGGTCGAGTACTCGTCGGCCTACCTGGACCCGAAGCGGCGCGCAATCGCCAACGCTGTGCAGGTATTTTTTAACGATGGCAGTGCCACTGAACAGACGGAAGTGCTCTATCCGCTGGG from Microbulbifer aggregans includes these protein-coding regions:
- a CDS encoding DUF2306 domain-containing protein yields the protein MMNDAVLSTTILRPFDTRRAVSLAVKTWFGIAAIGHAIFFAYILAVFYPPIAQSGLYGLQGLHLPAGFREGDTLGNLAAVAHVLLAAIVIGGGPLQLIPAVRRHVPSFHRWLGRSYLLAAVISSVGGLYMTWTRHSIGNLVSQITISIDGVLILVLPFSRCAPPWPAASPSTGAGHCVCSWPPAQYGSFVWP
- a CDS encoding YrhK family protein; protein product: MPHLFVNRPRLYDLTRGSTELKAQFRWETINAVLYKIGGIVFIVGSVLFFPRFEAYADIGAWTFFFGSLLYLVVTGHDMAEAIRYHRSLGQRTLASDLELIAAAAYLVGTILFTFGSIFFLSRVGWIIPGAWCFVIGSLLFVLGACINVLQIVRAQSRITLQLMNLTAVSFVVGSVLFTVASVPYLWSVAPEDREILYGFLAWQYLIGSSLFLLGGIFNYLRAYLVIKKQINESKAG
- the dbpA gene encoding ATP-dependent RNA helicase DbpA, with translation MTSPDTNHPRDFQSLPLEPALLKNLEDLGYERLTEIQAAALPAIVEGRDVIGQAKTGSGKTVAFGLGLLHKLRVERFRVQSLVLCPTRELADQVARELRKLARAIHNIKILTLCGGMPFGPQIGSLKHGAHIVVGTPGRIEDHLRKGNLDLSNVETLVLDEADRMLDMGFQAVLDQILAELPQQRQTLLFSATYPKTIDALANRVLREPVKVEVAAGHTQSTIEQNYYRVENNEARPAALYQLLANYDVSSALVFCNTKRETDEAAQALKRAGFAALALHGDMEQKDRDRTLALFANGSASILVATDVAARGLDIEELPVVVNYHLARDPEVHVHRVGRTGRAGQKGVALSLVSKKEIYKLERLEDLMQQKITLQEVPDLPRAFAPTRPVMSTLQIDGGKKQKVRAGDVVGALTGEGGIDGGQIGKIQLFDFSTFVAVERAVAKKALNKLASGKLKGRKFRARIVGV
- a CDS encoding response regulator, with product MIRVMVVDDQALVRRGFALVLDNEPDIEVVAEAGTGVEAIEAARKHQPDIILMDIRMPEMDGLEATARILQTEERAEASDTPCRVIILTTFDPDEYVFRALQAGASGFVLKDIPPEALVEAVRTVADGGAMLAPGITQRLISQFAQKLGTGRNLGERLERLTSREREVLEAIAAGKSNAEIAEALFIGPATVKTHVSSVLSKLGLRDRAQAVVFAYECGLTTAGGRDVGF
- a CDS encoding bifunctional 2-methylcitrate dehydratase/aconitate hydratase, whose amino-acid sequence is MSSEVDGNIRPDYDRVIQDIADYTLNYQIDSEEAWDTARYCLMDSLGCAMLALRFPECTKHLAPMVPDMVVPCGVRIPGTSFQLEPVKAAWDIGCLVRWLDYNDTWLAAEWGHPSDNLGAILAVTDYLSQRRLAKGQPSLPMRVVLESMIKAHEIQGVLALENSFNRVGLDHVVLVKVASTAVAAMLMGANREQLLSALSHAWVDGQALRTYRHAPNTGSRKSWAAGDASARGVQLADMAMRGEMGIPGVLTAKEWGFYDILFSKTNRDQQIKPASERSFSLPQPYGSYVMENILFKISYPAEFHAQTACEAAILLHPQVANRVDEIERVVIRTHESAVRIISKQGALANPADRDHCLQYITAVGLLFGELSADHYETAFHESHPEVNTLRAKMEVIEEVEYSSAYLDPKRRAIANAVQVFFNDGSATEQTEVLYPLGHRRRRSEGIPLLLEKFVDNLSTRLPEARCRAIVDLCEDQERLERTSVDDFMSLFVI
- the purT gene encoding formate-dependent phosphoribosylglycinamide formyltransferase, giving the protein MVTLGTPFSSTATRVLLCGAGELGKEVVIELQRLGCEVIAVDRYANAPAMQVADRSHVINMLDGDALRGVIEREQPHLVVPEIEAIATDTLAELEKEGVNIVPTARATQLTMNREGIRRLAAETLGLPTSSYRFAASEAEFKAAIDEIGIPCLVKPIMSSSGKGQSLVRDASQIEKAWAYAQEGGRAGKGKVIVEGFVDFDYEITLLTIRHNDDSGNIVTSFCAPIGHRQADGDYQESWQPQAMSAAALSRAQEVAKAVTDNLGGRGLFGVELFVKGDEVIFSEVSPRPHDTGLVTLISQDLSEFALHARAILGLPIPNIQLHRASASSVLLVEGNSTEMQFGNLAAALSRPDTQLRLFGKPEVAGKRRLGVALARADDIETARNTANAVIADIEVKL
- a CDS encoding sensor histidine kinase codes for the protein MKSPSPSKRASSAPEPSPELPGLPVWQPFRGPFERWPQLTDLLIATLAFLLTLLMWSRQDANEVLALQSLWDVAAFQCAFIGCFALLWRRTQPWQVHAVILGASLILELGLPANGIVALAFSLYSLGRYEPNARISLIAVLATLVYVALDMRVLTQPTAGGTVAVMLAWVLWHIGRRLRFRGEYLRLLEERAEYLERERTAESERAVTAERTRIAREMHDVVAHQVSLMTVQAGAARTICRNNPEAASEAMAAVEAAGRHALSEMRHLLGVLRPATDEAALAPQPDLSDLPALIEQVRQVVAKVDYEAQGELGNVPARTALAAYRIVQESLTNVIKHVGAEASVHVRVRAEPGHIAIRVRDDGRGAAEQSIGQQTRSGHGIAGMRERAELLGGHLRAGVIDGGGFEVTAELPTTEGGT
- a CDS encoding PA4780 family RIO1-like protein kinase, yielding MKVPKRLQPLVDDGMIDEVIAQLMSGKEAQVYVVRCGDGLRCAKVFKEARQRSFKQAVQYQEGRKMRNSRRARAMSKKTRYGQKEQEQAWLSAEVDALYRLASAGVRVPQPFGFVDGVLLMELVADDEGYAAPRLDDVTLTPEQARDYHGQVIADVVRMLCAGLVHGDLSEFNVLLDPQGPVIIDLPQAVDAAGNNNAAMMLERDVNNMRAYFGRFAPELLTTDYGKEIWALYESGELHPDSRLTGHFEHDTSSVDVGDLMDVIDDVLEEEAERLAPAWEGS